One stretch of Flavobacterium sp. 9 DNA includes these proteins:
- a CDS encoding sorbosone dehydrogenase family protein gives MKARYTLTAFLCFTALLSYSQKGIPPKEDTKKVTITNFPTHLEYSSALASSLKTAKGWEVTPVATGLGKPRMLYIGKKGQLYITRRDAGDVLMLTDTDNDGKFDEMTRVADFPGVHGITSKDDYMYLCNNNKVLRYSLNTDGTLGKVADTLIKDLPSGGQHANRTMDFGPDGKLYISVGSVCNDCKESDKETATMLQVDPQTWKRTLFASGLRNTIGFDWHPQTKEMWGVDNGGDTKGDDWPPEELNKIIMGGNYGFPFAYGKKAVDQSREDPVGNTKEGWVKPTQASVLEFPAHSAPIAFAFFDTGKNKGDALVCWHGSWNRQNPSGYKVELIKFDSKGNAAGSEDFLTGFLIGNERFGRPAGLAIGQDVVYVSDDANGIIYALKQK, from the coding sequence ATGAAAGCTAGATACACCCTTACCGCATTTCTGTGTTTTACAGCACTGCTGTCTTACAGCCAGAAAGGTATTCCTCCTAAGGAAGATACCAAGAAAGTAACCATCACCAATTTTCCAACTCATCTTGAATACAGTTCCGCCTTAGCCTCTTCTCTTAAAACTGCCAAGGGCTGGGAGGTCACGCCTGTTGCCACAGGGCTTGGAAAACCCCGTATGCTTTACATTGGAAAAAAAGGACAATTATACATTACCAGACGTGATGCAGGTGATGTGCTGATGCTCACCGATACCGATAATGACGGCAAGTTTGATGAGATGACCCGTGTTGCGGATTTTCCCGGAGTTCACGGAATTACTTCGAAAGATGATTATATGTACCTGTGCAATAACAACAAAGTACTGAGATATTCCCTGAACACAGACGGCACTCTGGGAAAAGTCGCCGATACCCTTATTAAGGATTTGCCCAGCGGAGGCCAGCATGCCAACCGCACGATGGATTTTGGACCTGATGGAAAATTATATATTTCGGTAGGAAGTGTCTGCAACGACTGCAAGGAAAGTGATAAGGAAACCGCCACGATGCTGCAGGTAGATCCTCAGACCTGGAAAAGAACCTTGTTTGCCTCGGGCCTTCGTAATACCATTGGTTTTGACTGGCACCCGCAGACCAAAGAAATGTGGGGTGTAGACAATGGAGGAGATACCAAGGGAGACGACTGGCCGCCTGAGGAATTAAATAAGATCATTATGGGAGGCAATTACGGATTTCCTTTTGCTTACGGCAAAAAGGCAGTAGATCAGAGCAGGGAAGATCCGGTGGGCAATACCAAGGAAGGTTGGGTAAAACCGACTCAGGCTTCAGTACTGGAATTCCCGGCACACAGCGCACCGATTGCTTTTGCTTTTTTTGATACCGGAAAAAATAAAGGAGATGCTCTTGTATGCTGGCATGGCTCGTGGAACAGACAGAATCCCAGCGGATATAAAGTGGAGCTTATCAAGTTTGACAGTAAAGGAAATGCTGCGGGATCTGAAGACTTTTTAACAGGATTCCTCATTGGCAATGAACGTTTTGGAAGGCCGGCAGGATTGGCTATTGGCCAGGATGTGGTTTATGTATCTGATGATGCGAATGGTATTATTTACGCCCTTAAACAAAAATAA
- a CDS encoding NAD(P)H-binding protein translates to MKALLIGATGSTGKFLLNELIQDDDYTSVTVFVRRPTGRSHPKLIEHVIDFSNLDQYKEQITGDVLFSCLGTTLKNAGSQKKQFEIDFEIPARFARIARQNKVNSVVLVSSSDASPKSRIFYSRMKGELETAITALDFGQYIIFRPGPLLREGSDRAGEKALVKVLSFLNGIGLLNKYKPLPTEVLAMKLAKAPWKLPQGTTVLKLQEIAAF, encoded by the coding sequence ATGAAAGCATTGCTAATAGGAGCTACGGGCTCCACCGGAAAATTTCTCTTAAATGAGCTGATACAGGATGACGATTATACCTCGGTAACTGTTTTTGTAAGGCGGCCCACGGGCAGATCCCATCCTAAATTGATTGAACATGTTATTGACTTTTCCAATCTGGATCAATATAAAGAGCAGATCACAGGAGATGTTTTGTTTTCCTGTCTAGGCACAACTTTAAAGAATGCTGGTTCACAGAAAAAACAATTTGAAATTGATTTTGAAATTCCTGCCAGGTTTGCCAGAATTGCAAGACAGAACAAGGTCAATTCGGTCGTATTGGTTTCCTCGTCAGATGCTTCGCCAAAAAGCAGGATTTTCTATTCAAGAATGAAAGGAGAACTGGAAACCGCCATTACAGCGCTTGATTTTGGGCAGTATATAATATTCAGGCCCGGGCCTCTCCTGCGGGAAGGAAGTGACAGGGCTGGTGAAAAAGCACTCGTAAAAGTCCTCAGCTTTTTAAACGGCATCGGCCTGCTTAACAAGTACAAACCTCTGCCGACCGAAGTCCTTGCAATGAAGCTGGCCAAGGCGCCCTGGAAACTGCCGCAGGGTACTACCGTTTTAAAACTTCAGGAAATTGCTGCGTTTTAA
- the xseB gene encoding exodeoxyribonuclease VII small subunit, whose translation MEEKLTYETALAELTAISKEIESEKISVDALASKVKRASELIEFCQTKLKNTEAEVTKIISRMENTQT comes from the coding sequence ATGGAAGAGAAACTGACCTATGAGACGGCGCTGGCAGAGCTGACTGCCATTTCAAAAGAAATTGAAAGTGAAAAGATATCGGTAGATGCCCTGGCTTCAAAAGTGAAAAGAGCATCAGAGCTTATTGAGTTCTGCCAAACCAAGCTGAAAAACACGGAAGCGGAAGTTACCAAGATTATAAGCAGGATGGAAAATACTCAGACATAA
- a CDS encoding gluconolaconase, protein MKKYIILLLMAQLTWGQEPTKRIEFEAPESYPEGVAFDKAANVFYVSSARLGTVGKVTKDGKYSELYADKTLKSTYGLKVQPDGKRLFVCAGDANYSKFSTPDTKKKMARLVIIDLKTGKKINDIDLAGLIPGEHFPNDLDFDKQGNVYITDSFADAIYKVDKAGKATVFSTSELLKTAGVGPNGIVFHQEGFLLVANNGTGALIKLPVSSPNTGTKVKIDQFFPGADGMLLNDTTTLTVVQNGGVNKIFKIKSSDNWTTAQVAESTSVEDRFAFPSTAAISGSETWIMNANFSELAEGNNVPSKKFSLQQAVFAPVKK, encoded by the coding sequence ATGAAAAAGTATATTATACTGCTGCTGATGGCCCAATTAACCTGGGGGCAGGAACCGACAAAACGTATTGAATTTGAAGCGCCTGAAAGCTATCCCGAAGGAGTGGCTTTCGATAAGGCTGCTAATGTATTTTATGTATCCTCGGCACGATTGGGTACTGTAGGGAAAGTCACCAAGGATGGAAAGTATTCGGAATTATATGCCGATAAAACCCTTAAATCAACCTATGGGCTTAAAGTGCAACCTGACGGGAAAAGGCTTTTTGTCTGCGCAGGTGATGCCAACTACAGCAAATTCAGCACGCCCGATACCAAAAAGAAAATGGCTAGGCTTGTAATCATTGACCTGAAAACCGGCAAAAAAATAAATGATATAGATTTGGCAGGGCTGATTCCAGGTGAGCATTTTCCTAATGATCTGGATTTTGACAAACAAGGGAATGTTTATATTACAGACAGCTTTGCAGATGCCATATATAAAGTAGATAAGGCAGGCAAGGCAACTGTTTTCAGTACAAGTGAACTGCTTAAAACCGCAGGGGTGGGGCCAAACGGCATTGTATTTCATCAGGAAGGTTTTCTTCTTGTGGCAAACAATGGTACAGGGGCACTTATAAAATTACCGGTTTCCAGTCCAAATACTGGAACAAAGGTAAAAATTGACCAGTTTTTTCCCGGTGCTGACGGTATGCTTTTAAACGATACTACTACTTTAACAGTAGTACAAAATGGAGGGGTAAACAAAATCTTTAAAATCAAAAGCTCCGATAACTGGACTACGGCTCAGGTAGCAGAATCTACATCGGTGGAGGACCGTTTTGCCTTTCCGTCTACTGCAGCTATATCTGGCAGTGAGACCTGGATTATGAATGCTAATTTCAGTGAACTTGCAGAAGGAAATAACGTTCCATCGAAAAAATTCTCGCTGCAGCAGGCTGTATTTGCTCCTGTAAAAAAATAA
- a CDS encoding DUF1214 domain-containing protein encodes MAAGDIENVKKLQAQYKLAPFHEFTKTTAPAHKEYFLPFPAFKQTDLASAAFIGLTSNLLQYTSVNDQEKELRAKFAKIGIVPGKEFDPKNYSPEVLKAINKGVQEAGKELKEGTDKLANATDLFGTREMINGDYNKRALGAAAGLFGNTKEEAVYIGTRSDKANNFLSGKNKYVIRFPKGQTPPDKYFWSITLYELPSRYLVNNPINRYSIGDRTTGLKYEPNGDLIIYIQHEAPKGKESNWLPAPKDAFYYLIRIYGPEKSILDGTWKAAQPEQVK; translated from the coding sequence ATGGCCGCCGGAGATATTGAGAATGTAAAAAAACTGCAGGCACAATATAAGCTGGCCCCATTTCATGAATTTACAAAAACAACAGCGCCGGCACACAAAGAATATTTTTTGCCATTTCCGGCATTTAAGCAGACTGATTTAGCATCGGCTGCATTTATCGGATTAACCAGCAACCTGCTGCAATACACTTCTGTTAACGATCAAGAAAAAGAATTAAGAGCAAAATTTGCAAAGATTGGAATTGTTCCGGGAAAAGAATTTGATCCTAAAAATTATTCTCCGGAAGTTTTAAAGGCCATTAATAAAGGGGTTCAGGAAGCTGGAAAAGAGTTAAAAGAAGGAACCGATAAGTTAGCCAATGCCACTGATTTGTTTGGGACCCGTGAAATGATTAATGGAGATTATAATAAAAGAGCTTTGGGAGCCGCTGCAGGTTTATTTGGAAATACAAAAGAAGAAGCCGTTTACATTGGAACAAGATCTGATAAAGCGAATAATTTCTTGTCGGGGAAAAACAAATATGTGATTCGCTTTCCAAAAGGACAGACACCTCCTGACAAATATTTTTGGAGCATCACCTTATACGAACTTCCAAGCCGTTACTTGGTAAATAATCCCATTAACAGATATTCAATCGGAGACAGGACGACAGGTTTAAAATACGAGCCAAACGGCGATCTTATTATCTATATTCAGCATGAAGCTCCGAAGGGAAAAGAATCGAATTGGCTGCCGGCTCCCAAGGATGCTTTTTATTATCTGATCCGAATTTACGGGCCTGAGAAATCAATTTTAGATGGAACATGGAAAGCTGCACAGCCGGAACAAGTGAAATAA
- a CDS encoding response regulator, with translation MNYKNVLLVNDINDDAETFLLVLSTINHKIRSSVEGSALEALKKLKDSKLSPDIIFLDYNMLHLDGSVFLKLLRGIKGLKNIPVVLYSRNSGEMVQQALTQFKGVQYMKKHADFRKLFKSLKKIIMA, from the coding sequence ATGAATTATAAAAATGTATTACTAGTCAACGATATTAATGATGATGCTGAAACTTTTTTATTAGTTCTCAGCACCATCAATCATAAAATAAGATCATCTGTAGAAGGAAGCGCACTTGAGGCACTAAAAAAGCTTAAGGATTCAAAATTATCACCCGATATAATTTTCCTGGATTATAACATGCTGCATCTTGATGGTTCTGTATTTCTAAAATTACTTCGTGGTATTAAAGGCCTGAAAAACATTCCAGTTGTACTTTATTCCCGTAATTCAGGAGAAATGGTGCAGCAGGCACTGACTCAATTTAAAGGAGTGCAGTATATGAAAAAGCATGCTGACTTTCGAAAACTTTTTAAGTCCCTGAAGAAGATAATTATGGCTTAA
- the ligD gene encoding DNA ligase D — protein sequence MNTKKETTGKAVLKNIALLKNGITAKMPTGVKPMLATLVGEPFDNPDWSYEVKWDGYRALAYIQKGSVAISSRNNKSFAEKYYPITQALSLWPFEAVLDGEIVVIGKDGKANFGALQNWRSEADGDLVYYVFDLLWYKGTDIMGLPLSERQAIISEVFPAGDDRIRLSQVFAGGGIDFFEAAKKMGLEGIMAKRLTSLYTPDARNKEWLKIKVNLRQEVVIGGFTRNDGSSKEFSSLLLGVYENGRFEYVGKVGTGFSDKLQKEMIKEFTPLITKKIPFASEPDINKPSRFRPNPPNAVATWLEPSLVCEVSFAEVTADGVFRHPSFEGMRPDKKAADVVRETASSTAETVLEAEKDNGLVKGAKDTGIKRLLNPTEETQTKKIKGHTLTFSHLSKVYWPEDGYTKRDMFNYYYQAAEYILPYLKDRPLSLNRFPGGIHGKSFYQKDVKGKAPEWAKTFPYTTSDEEDKEFLVGGDEATLLYMASLGCIEMNPWFSTIKHPDNPNYCVIDLDPDKNNTFEQVITAAQEVKKILDAMEITGFVKTSGSTGIHIYIPLGAKYSYDQSQMFGKLIVTIVHDQLPDFTSIERQIKNRDCKMYLDFLQNRPGATIACPYSLRPKTGATVSMPLHWEEIKKGLTMKDFNIENSIARMRAEGDIFKGALQKGIDMKKALAKAQSIFF from the coding sequence ATGAACACAAAAAAAGAAACAACAGGAAAAGCCGTATTGAAAAACATTGCTCTGTTAAAAAACGGCATTACAGCCAAGATGCCCACCGGGGTTAAACCGATGCTGGCCACACTGGTGGGTGAACCCTTTGACAATCCCGACTGGAGCTATGAGGTCAAATGGGACGGCTACCGTGCACTGGCCTATATCCAAAAGGGATCCGTTGCTATTTCCTCACGCAATAACAAATCTTTTGCCGAGAAATATTATCCCATTACCCAGGCGCTGTCCCTTTGGCCTTTCGAGGCGGTACTGGACGGCGAGATCGTAGTGATCGGCAAAGACGGCAAAGCCAATTTCGGTGCGCTGCAGAACTGGCGCAGCGAAGCCGACGGTGATCTGGTTTATTATGTTTTTGATCTTCTCTGGTACAAGGGTACTGATATTATGGGACTGCCCTTATCTGAGAGACAGGCAATCATCTCAGAGGTATTTCCTGCAGGTGACGACCGTATCCGCCTCTCACAGGTATTTGCCGGCGGAGGTATTGATTTTTTTGAGGCGGCAAAAAAAATGGGCCTTGAGGGTATTATGGCCAAAAGGCTCACTTCGCTTTACACTCCCGATGCGCGCAATAAGGAATGGCTGAAAATAAAAGTGAACCTGAGACAGGAAGTGGTCATCGGCGGGTTTACCAGAAATGACGGGTCTTCCAAAGAGTTCAGCTCCCTTCTGCTGGGTGTTTATGAAAACGGACGTTTTGAGTATGTAGGCAAAGTCGGCACGGGATTCAGTGACAAACTCCAGAAAGAGATGATAAAAGAATTTACGCCTTTGATTACCAAAAAAATCCCATTCGCATCAGAGCCGGACATCAACAAACCATCACGTTTTCGTCCTAACCCGCCCAATGCCGTGGCAACGTGGCTTGAGCCGTCTTTGGTATGCGAGGTAAGTTTCGCGGAGGTCACAGCCGATGGTGTTTTCCGTCATCCTTCTTTTGAAGGCATGCGGCCGGATAAAAAAGCTGCCGATGTGGTACGTGAAACAGCCTCATCCACGGCCGAAACGGTTCTGGAAGCCGAGAAGGACAATGGTCTTGTTAAGGGGGCCAAAGATACAGGAATCAAAAGACTGCTTAACCCGACCGAGGAAACACAGACCAAGAAGATAAAAGGCCACACCCTTACTTTTTCCCATCTGAGCAAAGTGTACTGGCCCGAGGACGGATATACCAAACGTGATATGTTTAATTACTATTATCAGGCGGCTGAATATATCCTTCCCTATCTTAAAGACCGGCCGCTTTCGCTCAACCGGTTTCCCGGAGGTATTCACGGCAAAAGTTTTTACCAGAAAGACGTCAAAGGCAAAGCGCCCGAGTGGGCCAAAACTTTTCCCTATACTACCAGTGACGAAGAGGACAAGGAATTCCTTGTCGGAGGCGACGAAGCTACACTCTTGTATATGGCTTCTTTGGGCTGTATTGAAATGAATCCTTGGTTCAGCACCATAAAGCATCCCGATAACCCCAATTATTGCGTTATTGATCTTGACCCCGATAAAAACAACACGTTCGAGCAGGTGATCACCGCGGCTCAGGAGGTTAAAAAAATTCTTGATGCCATGGAAATAACCGGCTTTGTCAAGACATCTGGCTCTACGGGAATTCATATTTATATTCCCCTGGGAGCGAAGTATTCCTATGACCAGTCACAAATGTTTGGCAAGCTCATTGTAACTATCGTGCATGACCAGCTCCCGGACTTTACCAGTATCGAGCGCCAGATCAAAAACAGGGACTGCAAAATGTACCTGGACTTCCTGCAGAACCGTCCCGGCGCTACCATTGCCTGTCCCTATTCACTGCGCCCTAAGACAGGCGCAACGGTTTCCATGCCCCTGCATTGGGAAGAAATCAAAAAAGGACTTACCATGAAGGATTTTAATATCGAAAACTCCATCGCCCGTATGAGGGCCGAAGGGGATATATTCAAGGGTGCGCTGCAGAAAGGCATCGATATGAAAAAAGCGCTGGCTAAGGCGCAGAGCATCTTTTTCTAA
- a CDS encoding catalase family protein, whose translation MIQSLNYIPYSDSIEVIQSDEQEISQKIVDSMARVNRLMYEKYRHAIRDAHAKSHAILKGELQVYENLPEHLAQGLFAKAKTYPVIVRLSTAQGSILPDKMSAFRGMAIKVIGVEGEKLLPELSDALTQDFLMVNYPVIPTGTIMEYLKMQQGLEKQADSGELFQEIAQKAAVGVQNVLAAVGLADHTNELSAPGPHILGDTYFSMAALRFGAYVAKINVKPLSENIKELSGKKIDKDIIESDEHAFLTKIISDFFQSGTAEYELGAQLCTDLDIMPVEDGSVQWPEDKSPYQPVAKLTFLPQQTFSPERRVYADDTLSFNPFHCLPAHRPLGNIMRVRKLAYETSSRYRHHMNAMARVEPASIDELPN comes from the coding sequence ATGATACAATCCCTTAACTATATACCATACAGTGATTCTATAGAAGTTATACAGTCCGATGAGCAGGAAATCAGCCAGAAAATTGTAGACTCAATGGCGAGGGTTAACCGTCTGATGTACGAAAAATACCGTCATGCTATTAGGGATGCCCATGCTAAAAGCCACGCCATTTTGAAAGGCGAACTGCAGGTGTATGAAAATCTGCCCGAACATCTGGCGCAGGGTCTGTTTGCCAAAGCGAAAACCTATCCGGTTATTGTGCGTTTGTCGACTGCTCAGGGATCCATCTTGCCCGATAAAATGTCTGCATTCAGGGGTATGGCCATAAAAGTGATTGGAGTAGAAGGCGAAAAACTTCTGCCGGAACTTTCCGATGCCCTGACGCAGGACTTTCTTATGGTGAATTATCCGGTAATTCCAACCGGTACGATAATGGAATATCTAAAGATGCAGCAGGGACTTGAAAAGCAGGCAGACAGTGGGGAACTGTTTCAGGAAATAGCACAGAAGGCGGCCGTTGGGGTTCAGAATGTACTGGCCGCAGTAGGTCTTGCAGATCATACCAATGAACTGAGCGCACCCGGACCGCACATTTTGGGTGATACTTATTTTAGTATGGCAGCATTGCGATTTGGTGCTTATGTAGCCAAAATAAATGTCAAACCGCTATCGGAAAATATCAAAGAGTTATCAGGAAAGAAAATTGATAAAGATATAATCGAATCTGACGAGCATGCTTTTTTGACTAAAATCATCTCTGATTTTTTCCAGTCGGGTACAGCGGAATATGAACTCGGCGCGCAGCTATGTACCGATCTGGACATTATGCCGGTGGAGGACGGATCCGTGCAGTGGCCCGAGGATAAAAGCCCGTATCAGCCTGTTGCAAAACTTACTTTTCTTCCTCAGCAGACTTTCAGTCCCGAGCGCCGGGTGTATGCGGATGATACTCTTAGTTTTAATCCGTTTCACTGCCTGCCGGCGCACCGCCCGTTGGGAAATATAATGCGCGTGAGAAAATTAGCCTATGAAACTTCAAGCAGGTACAGGCATCATATGAATGCCATGGCACGCGTTGAGCCGGCAAGCATTGACGAATTACCAAATTAG
- the xseA gene encoding exodeoxyribonuclease VII large subunit: MEPQHYIRLSALNDMIHDTINSRFEGQRFWVLADITNHSFKADKKIHYFELVEKAQKGSAITAKILGKSWGIGAVRIEEFEKKTGQLFTNNLHVLVQVSVDYHPLYGLSASVLDVDSNFMLGILEQQRNATLERLVRENDFIEKAVDGYSTLNSRLKLPAVIQRMAVISSSSSAGNEDFRHTMQHNDFGYVFQIDDYYTVVQGDNNAKLFLNKLIEIYNTGIPYDAVVINRGGGSQSDFLIFDNYNIGRAVAKFPIAVITGIGHQKNVSITDLMAHTHTKTPTKAAEFIIAHNRSFEIQILSIQQNIVIKSQQLFHGRYRELNEINNAVSRNVRQLVQLHGEELTRTNQRIISSSRAVLYEHQKILILSAHQMVQSPKILLQQKKNDLVQIRNSIKNSSDAYLRREKLMLEHHQKSILMMSPQNILRKGYAIVKVNEKIVSSGENIEAGQEIEVILRDTKLINTVKEKIQYDGRETDL; the protein is encoded by the coding sequence ATGGAACCCCAGCATTATATCAGACTCTCAGCGCTTAATGATATGATTCATGACACGATCAATTCGCGTTTTGAGGGACAGCGTTTCTGGGTACTGGCCGATATTACCAATCATTCCTTTAAGGCAGACAAAAAGATCCATTACTTTGAGCTGGTGGAAAAAGCGCAGAAAGGAAGTGCCATAACTGCTAAAATACTCGGAAAATCCTGGGGCATCGGAGCAGTCCGTATCGAAGAGTTTGAAAAAAAAACGGGACAGCTCTTTACCAACAACCTGCATGTGCTGGTTCAGGTGAGCGTGGATTATCACCCCTTATACGGTTTGTCAGCCAGCGTGCTGGATGTTGACAGCAATTTTATGCTGGGCATACTGGAGCAGCAGCGAAATGCAACCCTGGAGCGTCTGGTCAGAGAAAATGATTTTATAGAGAAAGCGGTCGATGGCTACTCCACGCTTAACAGCCGTTTAAAACTTCCTGCGGTAATTCAGAGAATGGCTGTAATCTCATCGAGCAGTTCGGCGGGAAATGAAGATTTCCGCCACACGATGCAGCACAATGATTTTGGCTATGTTTTCCAGATTGATGATTATTATACCGTTGTGCAGGGCGATAACAATGCAAAACTATTCTTAAATAAACTCATCGAAATATATAATACGGGAATCCCTTACGATGCCGTGGTAATTAACAGGGGAGGCGGTTCTCAGTCGGATTTTCTGATCTTTGACAATTATAATATCGGACGGGCAGTAGCAAAGTTCCCCATCGCGGTCATAACAGGTATAGGCCACCAGAAAAATGTAAGCATAACGGACCTGATGGCACATACGCATACCAAAACACCAACTAAGGCAGCTGAGTTTATCATTGCACATAACCGAAGTTTTGAGATACAAATCCTTTCCATTCAGCAAAATATTGTAATTAAATCACAGCAGCTTTTTCATGGCCGTTACAGAGAACTAAACGAAATCAATAATGCAGTTTCCCGTAATGTAAGGCAGCTGGTGCAGCTGCATGGTGAAGAGCTGACGCGAACCAACCAGCGGATTATTAGCAGCTCAAGAGCCGTTTTGTATGAACATCAAAAGATACTTATCTTATCGGCCCATCAGATGGTGCAGAGTCCTAAAATTCTGCTGCAGCAGAAAAAAAATGATTTGGTTCAGATCCGAAATAGTATAAAAAATTCTTCCGATGCGTATCTTCGCCGAGAGAAACTTATGCTCGAGCACCATCAGAAAAGCATTCTTATGATGTCCCCGCAGAATATCCTTCGCAAAGGTTACGCAATTGTCAAGGTCAATGAAAAAATTGTCAGCAGCGGTGAGAACATAGAAGCCGGACAGGAGATAGAAGTAATATTGCGGGACACAAAACTGATAAACACCGTTAAAGAAAAAATACAATACGATGGAAGAGAAACTGACCTATGA